The following are from one region of the Halorussus rarus genome:
- a CDS encoding ferredoxin--NADP reductase: protein MTDTHEVTVTSVHQMTPTVKQFVLESDGYTFEYDPGQHTHVHFDRAESPAADDAEQGEGGDSDDEVVRPYTATVLPGTERIALAIKRYPDGVASTWMHERDPGDTVEIEELDGNLSLRDLDRDVAFVSTGTGITPMVAMVKQYVEEGSGHAHFFFGEKDQEHVIYRETLDQLAAANDDLEVAYVLSEADEDWRGPEGHVQDHLGDYLDDFGSRDFYVCGVPEMVVDTREYLSEQGVDEGRVYVEGWEGDEVSDDSEE, encoded by the coding sequence ATGACCGACACGCACGAGGTCACGGTCACGTCCGTCCACCAGATGACCCCGACGGTCAAGCAGTTCGTGCTGGAGTCCGACGGCTACACCTTCGAGTACGACCCCGGCCAGCACACCCACGTCCACTTCGACCGCGCCGAGAGCCCGGCCGCGGACGACGCGGAGCAGGGCGAGGGCGGGGACTCGGACGACGAGGTCGTCCGGCCCTATACGGCGACGGTACTCCCCGGCACCGAGCGCATCGCGCTCGCCATCAAGCGCTACCCCGACGGCGTCGCGTCGACGTGGATGCACGAGCGCGACCCCGGCGACACCGTCGAAATCGAGGAGCTCGACGGCAACCTCTCCCTCCGGGATCTCGACCGGGACGTCGCGTTCGTCTCGACCGGGACCGGCATCACGCCGATGGTGGCGATGGTCAAGCAGTACGTCGAGGAGGGCAGCGGCCACGCCCACTTCTTCTTCGGCGAGAAGGACCAGGAGCACGTCATCTACCGCGAGACGCTCGACCAGCTCGCTGCCGCCAACGACGACCTGGAGGTCGCCTACGTGCTCTCGGAGGCCGACGAAGACTGGCGGGGGCCGGAGGGCCACGTCCAGGACCACCTCGGCGACTACCTGGACGACTTCGGGAGTCGGGACTTCTACGTCTGCGGCGTTCCAGAGATGGTCGTCGACACGCGGGAGTACCTGTCCGAGCAGGG
- a CDS encoding sugar phosphate isomerase/epimerase family protein, protein MSLLVAGKRSPDPDALADAAADGFERVELYLEREHLDAFDETLSACRRATVDVASVHTPHVAPDEAAYFRRADGLADALDAVLVVHSTRTNLVAIPEILDATDFAAPFGFENSTGHSEFHVRNAILDAGHDLILDTAHLYTAEREYLDSLERLLDDHADRIPVVHCCDGRRVRDGLAFGDGTMDVPAVVATLRERLDDAVVVLEVPTDRQAETLDRYESVVSGGTPQEVRSADRN, encoded by the coding sequence ATGAGCCTCCTCGTCGCCGGGAAGCGGTCGCCGGACCCCGACGCACTCGCCGACGCCGCCGCGGACGGGTTCGAGCGCGTCGAACTGTACCTCGAGCGCGAGCACCTCGACGCCTTCGACGAGACGCTGTCGGCCTGCCGGCGTGCGACCGTGGACGTCGCGTCGGTCCACACGCCCCACGTCGCACCCGACGAGGCGGCGTACTTCCGGCGGGCCGACGGCCTCGCCGACGCGCTCGACGCCGTCCTCGTGGTCCACTCCACCCGGACGAACCTGGTCGCGATTCCCGAAATTCTGGACGCCACCGACTTCGCCGCTCCCTTCGGCTTCGAGAACTCGACCGGCCACAGCGAGTTCCACGTCCGGAACGCGATTCTCGACGCCGGCCACGACCTGATTCTCGACACGGCCCACCTCTACACCGCCGAACGGGAGTATCTCGACTCGCTGGAGCGTCTGCTCGACGACCACGCGGACCGCATCCCGGTCGTCCACTGCTGCGACGGACGGCGCGTGCGAGACGGCCTGGCGTTCGGCGACGGAACGATGGACGTGCCGGCCGTCGTCGCGACCCTCCGCGAGCGATTGGATGACGCCGTCGTCGTCCTGGAAGTGCCGACCGACCGCCAGGCCGAGACGCTGGACCGGTACGAGTCGGTGGTCAGTGGAGGGACGCCCCAGGAAGTCCGCAGTGCCGACCGAAACTGA
- a CDS encoding 8-oxo-dGTP diphosphatase yields the protein MQPATLCYLLRPDDEEVLLIRKKRGLGEGLYVGPGGKVEDGETPRECVVREVEEEIGVTPRDPEKVGEFRFVFGNDPRMFVHVFRAEAFAGTPAESPEADPEWFDYDAVPYDEMWEDDRYWLPHLFAGETFAGEFVFDAEGDELLEWDVETGVRDVDAVAEF from the coding sequence ATGCAACCCGCGACGCTGTGCTACCTCCTCCGGCCCGACGACGAGGAGGTGCTACTCATCCGCAAGAAGCGCGGCCTCGGCGAGGGGCTGTACGTCGGCCCCGGCGGGAAGGTCGAGGACGGCGAGACGCCCAGGGAGTGCGTGGTCCGCGAGGTCGAGGAGGAGATCGGCGTGACGCCCCGCGACCCCGAGAAGGTCGGCGAGTTCCGGTTCGTCTTCGGGAACGACCCCCGGATGTTCGTCCACGTGTTCCGCGCGGAGGCGTTCGCGGGCACGCCCGCGGAGTCCCCGGAGGCCGACCCCGAGTGGTTCGACTACGACGCGGTGCCCTACGACGAGATGTGGGAGGACGACCGCTACTGGCTGCCCCACCTGTTTGCGGGCGAAACCTTCGCGGGCGAGTTCGTCTTCGACGCGGAGGGCGACGAACTGCTGGAGTGGGACGTCGAGACGGGCGTCCGGGACGTGGACGCGGTCGCGGAGTTCTGA
- a CDS encoding ArsR/SmtB family transcription factor, with the protein MDTLELLGSKARLDILRELSRRDRYVSELMEAVGMDGKTATHHLDALTEAGVVDSYREGRRRYYTLVAEVELAVSPPPNRRFVAQLSDAERDETP; encoded by the coding sequence ATGGACACGCTCGAACTGCTCGGCTCGAAGGCCCGCCTCGACATCCTCCGGGAGCTCAGCCGCCGCGACCGATACGTCTCGGAGCTGATGGAAGCCGTCGGGATGGACGGGAAGACCGCGACCCACCACCTCGACGCGCTGACGGAAGCCGGCGTCGTCGACTCCTACAGGGAGGGTCGGCGGCGGTACTACACGCTGGTCGCGGAGGTCGAACTCGCCGTTTCGCCGCCGCCGAACCGCCGGTTCGTCGCCCAACTCTCGGACGCGGAGCGCGACGAGACGCCGTAG
- a CDS encoding amphi-Trp domain-containing protein, with protein sequence MAEVPESEEEEQQPNTITDGYFEEEYHIDAESAGEFLIELGEQLRDQDEINITGDDWELPFAFGEPVELDIEFEGDGEPELEIEVELDGRIEDEAPDLS encoded by the coding sequence ATGGCCGAAGTCCCCGAGTCCGAGGAGGAGGAACAGCAGCCGAACACCATCACCGACGGCTACTTCGAGGAGGAGTACCACATCGACGCCGAGTCGGCCGGCGAGTTCCTGATCGAGCTGGGCGAGCAGCTCCGCGACCAGGACGAGATCAACATCACCGGCGACGACTGGGAGCTGCCGTTCGCGTTCGGCGAGCCGGTCGAACTCGACATCGAGTTCGAGGGCGACGGCGAGCCGGAGCTCGAAATCGAGGTCGAACTGGATGGGCGCATCGAGGACGAGGCGCCCGACCTGTCCTGA
- the proS gene encoding proline--tRNA ligase: MSDDDQELGITESKEHSPGEWYAEVVKKAQLADYAPMGGFIVTRPRGYALWEGVQDYLDGRFKDTGAQNAYFPALIPESYLERESDIVEGFDPEVAWVTHGGHDELEERLAFRPTSESIITPFMSEWVRSHRDLPLRLNQWCSVIRWEATETKPFFRTKEFLWQEGHTAHESKDEAWDETMTRLDQYESLYEDVLAIPVLRGRKPEHDKFPGADTTTTVEALMPDGKSVQGGTSHYLGQGFAEAYDLTYTDEDEDEQVAHTTSWGLSWRALGALIMTHSDDQGFVCPPKIAPEQVVIVPIWNEDTREEVLDYAEEVADDLEDEGVRVELDDRDERNPGFKFNEWELKGVPVRIEIGPNEVEDDELTVVHRPDGEDVVEDREDVADTVEDHFERVYAKLYDAAKENLEENVREAYETSEILGTIGRYGGYVKTPWCGDDACEQVIKEEIAAEIVMVPMDRDEEPIGEECGVCGDEAEETAYFAKSY; this comes from the coding sequence ATGAGCGACGACGACCAGGAACTCGGCATCACCGAGTCCAAGGAGCACAGCCCCGGCGAGTGGTACGCCGAAGTGGTCAAGAAGGCCCAGCTCGCCGACTACGCCCCCATGGGCGGGTTCATCGTCACCCGGCCCCGCGGGTACGCCCTCTGGGAGGGCGTCCAGGACTACCTCGACGGGCGGTTCAAGGACACGGGCGCCCAGAACGCCTACTTCCCCGCGCTCATCCCCGAGAGCTACCTCGAGCGCGAGAGCGACATCGTCGAGGGGTTCGACCCCGAGGTGGCGTGGGTCACCCACGGCGGCCACGACGAACTCGAGGAGCGGCTCGCGTTCCGGCCCACCAGCGAGTCCATCATCACGCCGTTCATGAGCGAGTGGGTCCGGAGCCACCGCGACCTCCCCCTGCGGCTCAACCAGTGGTGTTCGGTCATCCGGTGGGAGGCCACCGAGACCAAGCCGTTCTTCCGGACCAAGGAGTTCCTCTGGCAGGAGGGCCACACCGCCCACGAGTCCAAGGACGAGGCGTGGGACGAGACGATGACCCGACTCGACCAGTACGAGAGCCTCTACGAGGACGTGCTGGCCATCCCCGTCCTCCGGGGGCGCAAGCCCGAGCACGACAAGTTCCCCGGCGCCGACACCACCACGACCGTCGAGGCGCTGATGCCCGACGGCAAGTCGGTCCAGGGCGGGACCTCCCACTACCTCGGCCAGGGGTTCGCGGAGGCGTACGACCTGACCTACACCGACGAGGACGAGGACGAGCAGGTCGCCCACACCACCTCGTGGGGGCTGTCGTGGCGCGCGCTCGGCGCGCTCATCATGACCCACTCCGACGACCAGGGGTTCGTCTGTCCGCCCAAAATCGCGCCCGAGCAGGTCGTCATCGTCCCCATCTGGAACGAGGACACCCGCGAGGAGGTCCTCGACTACGCCGAGGAAGTCGCCGACGACCTCGAGGACGAGGGCGTCCGCGTCGAACTCGACGACCGCGACGAGCGCAACCCCGGCTTCAAGTTCAACGAGTGGGAGCTGAAGGGCGTCCCGGTCCGCATCGAGATCGGCCCCAACGAGGTCGAGGACGACGAGCTCACGGTCGTCCACCGGCCCGACGGCGAGGACGTCGTCGAGGACCGCGAGGACGTCGCCGACACGGTCGAGGACCACTTCGAGCGGGTGTACGCGAAGCTCTACGACGCCGCCAAGGAGAACTTGGAGGAGAACGTCCGCGAAGCCTACGAGACCTCCGAGATCCTCGGTACCATCGGCCGCTACGGCGGCTACGTCAAGACGCCGTGGTGCGGCGACGACGCCTGCGAGCAGGTGATCAAGGAGGAGATCGCCGCCGAGATCGTGATGGTCCCGATGGACCGCGACGAGGAACCCATCGGCGAGGAGTGCGGCGTCTGCGGCGACGAGGCCGAGGAGACGGCGTACTTCGCGAAGTCGTACTGA
- a CDS encoding MaoC family dehydratase has protein sequence MPVAAPGDSAGSTLRVTEETVDAYADLTGDDNPIHLDDAYAAETFFGGRVAHGMLSAGVVSAALADLPGDIVYLSQDLDFENPVRPGQTVTATVTVREDLGDDRLRVETVAEAERTESDDGDAERVLSGEAVVMSVPHES, from the coding sequence ATGCCAGTCGCAGCCCCCGGCGATTCCGCAGGATCGACCCTCCGAGTCACCGAGGAAACCGTCGACGCCTACGCCGACCTGACCGGCGACGACAACCCCATCCACCTCGACGACGCCTACGCCGCCGAGACGTTCTTCGGCGGTCGGGTCGCCCACGGGATGCTCTCGGCCGGGGTCGTCAGCGCCGCGCTCGCGGACCTGCCCGGCGACATCGTCTACCTCTCGCAGGACCTCGACTTCGAGAACCCGGTCCGGCCGGGCCAGACCGTGACCGCGACGGTGACGGTGAGAGAGGACCTTGGCGACGACAGGCTCCGGGTCGAGACCGTGGCGGAGGCCGAGCGCACCGAATCGGACGACGGCGACGCCGAGCGGGTGCTGTCGGGCGAGGCCGTCGTGATGTCCGTTCCGCACGAGAGCTGA
- a CDS encoding alpha/beta fold hydrolase: MPYADNEGVSLYYELAGPETGDVVALVEGLGYGRWMWRWQRDRLVDEGYRVVVWDNRGTGDSDEPEGPYTIAEMASDLEAVLDAVGVARAHVVGASMGGMIAQQYALDYDRAASLGLLCTSPGGDDAVPTPEETQARMFDAPGDADEREALRYKMQPAMTDEFWAENQDLIEDIVDWRLAGDASDAAREAQAAGVAAFDSSDRLDEIDVPVLVAHGTDDRVLPVENADLLYEGLPNARLAVFEGGPHLFFIERAEAVNDRLAEFLAHV; encoded by the coding sequence ATGCCATATGCGGACAACGAGGGGGTCTCGCTGTACTACGAACTCGCGGGTCCCGAGACCGGCGACGTCGTCGCGCTCGTGGAGGGCCTCGGCTACGGCCGGTGGATGTGGCGCTGGCAGCGCGACCGACTGGTGGACGAGGGGTACCGCGTCGTCGTCTGGGACAACCGCGGCACCGGCGACTCCGACGAACCCGAGGGGCCGTACACGATAGCGGAGATGGCGAGCGACCTCGAGGCGGTGCTCGACGCCGTCGGCGTCGCACGCGCCCACGTCGTCGGCGCGAGCATGGGCGGGATGATCGCCCAGCAGTACGCGCTCGACTACGACCGAGCGGCCTCGCTCGGCCTGCTGTGCACCAGCCCCGGCGGCGACGACGCGGTCCCCACGCCCGAGGAGACCCAGGCCCGGATGTTCGACGCGCCCGGGGACGCCGACGAGCGCGAGGCGCTCCGGTACAAGATGCAGCCCGCGATGACCGACGAGTTCTGGGCGGAAAACCAGGACCTGATCGAGGACATCGTCGACTGGCGGCTGGCGGGCGACGCGAGCGACGCCGCCCGCGAGGCCCAGGCCGCCGGCGTCGCGGCGTTCGATTCGAGCGACCGTCTCGACGAGATCGACGTGCCGGTGCTGGTCGCCCACGGCACCGACGACCGGGTCCTGCCGGTCGAGAACGCCGACCTGCTGTACGAAGGACTGCCGAACGCTCGCCTCGCCGTCTTCGAGGGCGGGCCCCATCTCTTCTTCATCGAGCGGGCCGAGGCCGTCAACGACCGCCTCGCGGAGTTCCTCGCCCATGTTTAG
- a CDS encoding AMP-binding protein: protein MFSHDATPYEWVGAWSEKRAQLSPDKTGLVDATTGERHTYADLDRRANRTARLLREEGVERDGGRRDDAAAGGRVAVLSRNRPELVDLFFATAKTGGVLAPLSHRLAAGELVEMLNDVEPALLVVEEPFADLAGDVLDHDDRTFDCTVVSLPTGEAAESAGATVPERDWEAWTDALSDDDSPVETADLSMDDPHLLLHTGGSTGIPKETVLTHGSILWNSFNTITAWGLRPEDVTPMVFPMFHTGGWNVLSIPLFHLGATVVVAREFDPGEVLHLVESEGATVLVAVPAVLRMMTTHDDWESTDLSTLRFAKSGGGPCRESVMEAWWARDVDLSQGYGLTECGPNNFAMPDGWPEAKADSVGVPAMHVDARVVDPDGEPLPAGEIGELELASPHAADRYWRNETETSETFGEWVATGDLARRDEDGYYYIEGRKKNMYVSGGENVYPAAVEDRIADHPKVEEVVVVPVPDDQWGQVGKAVVQGDESLTLDELTGFLDGRLARFKHPRHLAFVDEMPTSGPSKIDRGAVKAEFGEEAEH from the coding sequence ATGTTTAGCCACGACGCGACTCCCTACGAGTGGGTCGGCGCCTGGAGCGAGAAGCGCGCGCAGCTGTCGCCCGACAAGACCGGGCTGGTGGACGCGACCACCGGCGAGCGGCACACCTACGCCGACCTGGACCGGCGCGCGAACCGGACCGCGCGGCTCCTCCGCGAGGAGGGTGTCGAGCGGGACGGCGGCCGGCGAGACGACGCGGCCGCGGGCGGTCGCGTCGCGGTCCTCTCGCGCAACCGGCCGGAACTGGTCGACCTGTTCTTCGCCACCGCCAAGACCGGCGGCGTGCTCGCGCCGCTCTCGCACCGGCTCGCGGCGGGCGAACTGGTCGAGATGCTCAACGACGTCGAGCCCGCGCTGTTGGTCGTCGAGGAGCCCTTCGCGGACCTCGCCGGCGACGTGCTCGACCACGACGACCGCACGTTCGACTGCACTGTCGTGTCGTTGCCGACCGGCGAGGCGGCTGAATCGGCCGGTGCCACCGTCCCCGAGCGCGACTGGGAGGCGTGGACCGACGCGCTGTCCGACGACGACTCGCCGGTCGAGACCGCCGACCTGTCGATGGACGATCCCCACCTGCTCCTCCACACCGGCGGGTCCACGGGTATCCCGAAGGAGACGGTCCTGACCCACGGTTCCATCCTCTGGAACTCGTTCAACACCATCACGGCGTGGGGCCTCCGCCCGGAGGACGTGACGCCGATGGTGTTCCCGATGTTCCACACCGGCGGGTGGAACGTGCTCTCGATTCCGCTCTTCCACCTCGGCGCCACGGTGGTCGTCGCCCGGGAGTTCGACCCCGGCGAGGTGCTCCACCTGGTGGAGTCGGAGGGCGCGACGGTCCTCGTGGCGGTGCCGGCGGTGCTCCGGATGATGACGACCCACGACGACTGGGAGTCGACCGACCTCTCGACGCTGCGGTTCGCCAAGTCCGGCGGCGGTCCCTGCCGGGAGTCGGTGATGGAGGCGTGGTGGGCCCGGGACGTCGACCTCTCGCAGGGGTACGGCCTGACCGAGTGCGGGCCGAACAACTTCGCGATGCCCGACGGCTGGCCCGAGGCGAAGGCCGACAGCGTGGGCGTGCCCGCGATGCACGTCGACGCCCGCGTCGTCGACCCCGACGGCGAGCCGCTCCCCGCCGGCGAGATCGGCGAACTCGAACTCGCGAGCCCCCACGCGGCCGACCGGTACTGGCGCAACGAGACCGAGACGAGCGAGACGTTCGGCGAATGGGTCGCGACCGGCGATCTCGCCCGTAGGGACGAGGACGGCTACTACTACATCGAGGGTCGGAAGAAGAACATGTACGTCTCGGGCGGCGAGAACGTCTACCCCGCCGCCGTCGAGGACCGCATCGCCGACCATCCGAAGGTCGAGGAGGTCGTCGTCGTCCCGGTCCCCGATGACCAGTGGGGCCAGGTCGGCAAGGCCGTCGTCCAGGGCGACGAGTCGCTGACGCTCGACGAGCTCACCGGCTTCCTCGACGGGCGGCTGGCCCGGTTCAAGCACCCGCGGCACCTCGCGTTCGTCGACGAGATGCCGACGAGCGGCCCCTCGAAGATCGACCGGGGCGCCGTGAAGGCCGAGTTCGGCGAAGAAGCCGAGCACTGA
- a CDS encoding HTH domain-containing protein: MNNANAELRTGESPLRVRLYAQGFAPGGAESVPAALFERLERLESEGVVDECDVEVWGRKVCRRLEGERPALGGAVLDAVDEFREWADRTGASVAHCFEEREVHSELTDEDRTEVRLPIACLAVRRDDELVGVFPHAKDGREYTVADGIATLDSNEGRFGSETERLRH; encoded by the coding sequence ATGAACAACGCTAATGCAGAACTGCGAACTGGGGAGTCTCCGCTGCGGGTTCGACTGTACGCGCAGGGGTTCGCGCCCGGCGGGGCCGAGAGCGTTCCCGCCGCGCTGTTCGAGCGACTCGAGCGCCTCGAATCCGAGGGGGTCGTCGACGAGTGCGACGTCGAGGTCTGGGGCCGGAAGGTCTGTCGGCGCCTCGAGGGCGAGCGCCCCGCGCTCGGCGGCGCGGTGCTCGACGCCGTCGACGAGTTCCGGGAGTGGGCCGACCGGACCGGCGCGTCGGTCGCCCACTGCTTCGAGGAGCGCGAGGTCCACTCGGAGCTGACCGACGAGGACCGCACCGAGGTGCGGCTTCCGATCGCCTGCCTGGCCGTCCGGCGCGACGACGAACTGGTCGGCGTGTTCCCGCACGCAAAGGACGGCCGCGAGTACACCGTCGCCGACGGCATCGCGACGCTCGATTCGAACGAGGGCCGCTTCGGATCGGAGACCGAACGGCTCCGCCACTGA
- a CDS encoding MaoC family dehydratase — translation MEDTKRTSGPWGMPFESPWANPFREFTTAWTRALELSFTAAANANRVALATLPDGVAETASEDAELPARELDDPVEPAQAESLAYARSDWELERSVGAREDLSVGDYVEFSKTVSDEDVRRFADASGDTNRLHLDESYAAGTRFGGRIAHGALVSGLASAALAALPGTVIYLSQELSFLGPARVGDRLTATCRIVESLGDDRYRLSVAVERPDGETIVEGDATVLVDPAPDGADDSSTPSGSV, via the coding sequence ATGGAGGACACGAAACGCACGAGCGGTCCCTGGGGGATGCCGTTCGAGAGCCCGTGGGCGAACCCGTTCCGGGAGTTCACCACCGCGTGGACGCGGGCGCTCGAACTGTCGTTCACCGCGGCCGCCAACGCGAACCGCGTCGCGCTGGCGACGCTCCCCGACGGCGTCGCCGAGACCGCCTCGGAGGACGCCGAGCTGCCTGCTCGCGAGCTCGACGATCCGGTCGAACCCGCGCAGGCAGAGTCGCTCGCGTACGCCAGGTCCGACTGGGAGTTAGAGCGCTCGGTCGGGGCCCGGGAGGACCTGTCGGTCGGCGACTACGTCGAGTTCTCGAAGACCGTCTCGGACGAGGACGTCCGGCGCTTCGCCGACGCAAGCGGCGACACCAACCGGCTCCACCTCGACGAGTCGTACGCCGCGGGGACGCGGTTCGGCGGGCGCATCGCTCACGGCGCGCTCGTCTCGGGGCTCGCCAGCGCGGCGCTGGCGGCGCTGCCGGGGACCGTGATCTACCTCTCCCAGGAGCTGTCGTTCCTCGGACCGGCGCGCGTCGGGGACCGGCTCACCGCGACGTGTCGCATCGTCGAGTCCCTCGGCGACGACCGATACCGACTCTCCGTGGCCGTCGAGCGGCCCGACGGCGAGACCATCGTCGAGGGCGACGCGACGGTCCTGGTCGATCCCGCACCCGACGGAGCCGACGACTCGTCGACTCCGTCCGGTTCCGTGTAA
- a CDS encoding AbrB/MazE/SpoVT family DNA-binding domain-containing protein, translating to MTGGDDDATWPAAAFAEQMQHASEEAMEQQQELFRRWLSASTGGDRTEDLSEYAATSVETATFKTRVQSGGRISIPDVEREALDIEEGDIVQAIVLPVTPPNGDSNVE from the coding sequence ATGACGGGGGGAGACGACGACGCCACGTGGCCAGCGGCCGCGTTCGCCGAACAGATGCAACACGCCAGCGAGGAGGCGATGGAGCAACAACAGGAGCTGTTCCGCCGCTGGCTCTCGGCGAGCACCGGGGGAGACCGGACCGAAGACCTCTCGGAGTACGCGGCCACGAGCGTCGAGACGGCCACCTTCAAGACGCGCGTCCAGAGCGGCGGCCGGATCAGTATCCCCGACGTGGAGCGCGAGGCCCTGGACATAGAGGAGGGGGACATCGTCCAGGCCATCGTCCTCCCGGTGACCCCGCCCAACGGTGATTCAAATGTCGAGTAA
- a CDS encoding poly(R)-hydroxyalkanoic acid synthase subunit, whose product MSESSTATERPGEWPYDDAIFDALRESVEAQGEFVDRWAAAMRDASDEGHLWTDAAEGYARAYEVWMEASQRTFERSTDLMAGEEVSMEEFRDLWLDAANDAFKELASSDAFAAALAQNVEGLDVMQDAEDAAQTALHSYGFATEGDVVEVGERLVELERRQHEVERKLDRVLDAVEE is encoded by the coding sequence ATGTCAGAATCCAGTACAGCGACCGAGCGACCGGGGGAGTGGCCGTACGACGACGCGATCTTCGACGCGCTCAGGGAGTCGGTCGAGGCGCAGGGCGAGTTCGTCGACCGGTGGGCGGCCGCGATGCGCGACGCGAGCGACGAGGGGCACCTCTGGACGGACGCCGCGGAGGGGTACGCCCGGGCCTACGAGGTGTGGATGGAGGCGTCCCAGCGGACGTTCGAGCGGTCGACCGACCTGATGGCGGGCGAGGAGGTGTCGATGGAGGAGTTCCGCGATCTCTGGCTCGACGCGGCCAACGACGCGTTCAAGGAGCTGGCGTCGTCGGACGCGTTCGCTGCCGCGCTCGCCCAGAACGTGGAGGGGCTCGACGTGATGCAGGACGCCGAGGACGCCGCCCAGACGGCGCTCCACAGCTACGGCTTCGCCACCGAGGGCGACGTGGTCGAGGTCGGCGAGCGGCTGGTCGAGCTCGAACGCCGGCAGCACGAGGTCGAGCGCAAGCTCGACCGGGTGCTCGACGCGGTGGAAGAATGA
- the phaC gene encoding class III poly(R)-hydroxyalkanoic acid synthase subunit PhaC, producing the protein MSEATDDAGPDEPRRLSALDAISELERQSWENAGEFVETMTLAPERIQDAAHVDVGQTPNEAVYSENKLDLLHYEPRADETYDVPILLVYALINKPYILDLQPDRSVVRRLLEAGFDVYLIDWGEPSTLDTSLSLYDYVERYVGNCVDVVRDRADVDALNLFGYCMGGTMSAMYAALYPEKVRNLGLMATGLCYDGTGGVLERWGGEQYDPGKLVETFGNAPGGLLSVGFAMMDPVQNFLTKYLRLYDNLEDEEFVENFVRMERWVRDSPDVAGEVYREFIEYIYQDNLLMQNELRLNGRHVDVGELDMPILQLVAKHDHLVPPSASVPFNDVVPSDDVTTIESPTGHIGLSVSSKAHAEVWPQACEWFAARSQPDAEDGREADAEAAAAERRAEAGAEAAAESGDGGADPEGAADTAEATEGGTDEAAETESGEPAATTEPADVRAGTAPEGSSLEAISGIGPAYEERLAEAGFETVEDLAGADSVDLARRTTLSEKRVQRWIEQAEALVERRGEFDDG; encoded by the coding sequence ATGAGCGAAGCGACCGACGACGCGGGCCCCGACGAGCCGCGCCGGCTCAGCGCCCTGGACGCGATTTCGGAGCTGGAGCGCCAGTCGTGGGAGAACGCCGGGGAGTTCGTCGAGACGATGACGCTCGCGCCCGAGCGCATCCAGGACGCCGCGCACGTCGACGTGGGGCAGACGCCCAACGAGGCGGTGTACTCGGAGAACAAGCTGGACCTGCTCCACTACGAGCCGCGGGCCGACGAGACGTACGACGTGCCCATCCTCCTCGTGTACGCGCTCATCAACAAACCCTACATCCTCGACCTCCAGCCCGACCGGAGCGTCGTCCGGCGACTCCTCGAGGCGGGGTTCGACGTCTACCTCATCGACTGGGGCGAGCCCTCGACCCTCGACACCTCGCTGTCGCTGTACGACTACGTCGAGCGGTACGTCGGCAACTGCGTCGACGTGGTCCGCGACCGCGCGGACGTGGACGCGCTGAACCTGTTCGGCTACTGTATGGGCGGGACGATGAGCGCGATGTACGCCGCCCTCTACCCCGAGAAGGTGCGCAACCTCGGGCTGATGGCGACCGGCCTCTGCTACGACGGCACCGGCGGCGTCCTCGAACGCTGGGGCGGCGAGCAGTACGACCCCGGCAAGCTCGTCGAGACGTTCGGGAACGCCCCCGGCGGGCTACTGAGCGTCGGGTTCGCGATGATGGACCCCGTCCAGAACTTCCTCACGAAGTACCTCCGGCTGTACGACAACCTCGAGGACGAGGAGTTCGTCGAGAACTTCGTCCGGATGGAGCGGTGGGTCCGGGACTCGCCCGACGTCGCGGGCGAGGTCTACCGGGAGTTCATCGAGTACATCTACCAGGACAACCTGCTCATGCAGAACGAGCTCCGCCTGAACGGTCGCCACGTCGACGTCGGGGAGCTCGACATGCCGATACTCCAGCTGGTCGCGAAGCACGACCACCTGGTCCCGCCGTCGGCGAGCGTCCCGTTCAACGACGTCGTCCCGAGCGACGACGTGACGACCATCGAGTCGCCGACCGGCCACATCGGTCTCTCGGTCTCCTCGAAGGCCCACGCCGAGGTGTGGCCCCAGGCCTGCGAGTGGTTCGCGGCCCGGTCCCAGCCCGACGCGGAGGACGGTCGGGAAGCCGACGCCGAAGCGGCGGCGGCCGAACGCCGCGCGGAAGCCGGGGCCGAGGCCGCGGCCGAATCCGGAGACGGTGGCGCCGACCCCGAAGGAGCCGCAGATACGGCCGAGGCGACCGAAGGCGGGACCGACGAGGCGGCCGAGACCGAGTCGGGCGAACCGGCGGCGACGACCGAACCGGCGGACGTGCGGGCCGGCACCGCCCCGGAAGGCAGCAGCCTCGAGGCCATCTCCGGCATCGGCCCGGCCTACGAGGAGCGACTCGCCGAGGCGGGGTTCGAGACGGTCGAGGACCTTGCCGGGGCCGACTCGGTCGACCTCGCCAGGCGGACGACCCTCTCGGAGAAGCGCGTCCAGCGGTGGATCGAGCAGGCCGAGGCGCTCGTCGAGCGCCGCGGCGAGTTCGACGACGGGTGA